ACGACTCGGTCGTTGCTGATTTCATTGTTTTGATTGCCATGACTGGCCTGTAGCGGCGCGGTTTGTTCTCGGTTGTTTCCCGTTCCACCTATAAGGATAAGAATCATGTTTAGCTGGTATCGCCAAGTCACTCCTCGGGAGCGCAAAACGTTTTGGGCCTGCTTCGGCGGATGGTCGCTCGACGCACTGGAAGTACAAATGTTTGGCCTGGCGATTCCGGCTTTGATTGCCGCCTTTGCCCTGACCAAGGGCGACGCGGGGCTGATAAGCGGAGTGACTCTGGTCACTTCAGCCATCGGTGGCTGGGTAGGGGGGACGTTGTCCGACCGCTACGGCCGGGTACGTACGCTGCAGTGGATGATTTTGTGGTTCTCCTTTTTTACCTTTCTCTCCGCGTTTGTGAGCGGCTTCAACCAGCTCTTGATCGTCAAGGCGCTCCAGGGTTTCGGCATCGGCGGCGAGTGGGCAGCAGGTGCAGTATTGATGGCCGAAACCATCAATCCGCAGTATCGCGGCAAAGTGATGGGCACCGTACAAAGTGCCTGGGCCGTGGGTTGGGGGCTGGCCGTAGGCGTGTTCACACTGATTTACTCCTTCGTGCCGCAGGACATGGCGTGGCGCGTGATGTTCCTGGTCGGGCTGCTACCGTCGTTCCTGATTATCTGGGTGCGTCGCAATGTCGAGGAGCCCGACAGCTTCCAGCGTCTGCAAAAAGAAAACGTCATCCCGCAAAGTTTTTTCAAATCCTTGGCCGGCATCTTCCGCCCCGATTTGATCCGCGTAACGCTGTTCGGTGGCCTGTTGGGGCTGGGTGCGCACGGTGGTTACCACGCGGTGATGACCTGGCTGCCAACGTTCCTCAAGACTGAACGCAATCTGTCCGTACTGAACTCTGGCGGCTACCTGGCGGTGATCATCTTCGCGTTCTGGTGTGGGTGTGTAGTCAGCGGCTTTTTGATCGACCGTATTGGCCGACGCAAAAACATCGTGCTGTTCGCGCTTTGCTGTGTCGTCACTGTGCAGAGTTATGTGTTCCTGCCGCTGACCAATACACAGATGCTTTTCCTGGGGTTCCCGCTCGGCTTTTTCGCGGCCGGTATTCCCGCGAGCCTTGGCGCACTGTTCAACGAGCTGTACCCGGCGGATGTGCGCGGTGCCGGTGTGGGCTTCTGCTACAACTTTGGCCGAGTACTTTCAGCGGTGTTCCCGTTCCTGGTCGGTCACATGAGCGACTCCATGTCCCTTGGGTCTGCGATTGGTATCGACGCGGGGATTGCCTATGGCGTAGCGGTGATCGCGGCACTTTGCCTGCCGGAAACCCGTGGACGCAGCCTCGAAGCTTCGAGTGCATCGGTGCCAGCAACGGTCAACGGCAATGAGAGTGCGCGGGCCTGATGCCCTTTACCTTCTATAGATGAACGCTATGACTGACACCTGTTCTACGCCGATCACCGGCATCGACTCCCATGCTCATGTGTTTAGCCGTGATCTAAATTTGGTCGGTGCACGGCGCTATACCCCTGATTACGACGCCACGCTTGAGCAGTATCTGACGCACTTGCACGCTCATGGTCTGAGTCATGGCGTATTGGTGCAACCGAGCTTTCTTGGTACCGACAATAGCTACTTGCTGGCGGCGTTGAGGCAAGCGCCGGATCAGTTGCGAGGCGTGGTTGTGCTGGAACCAGGCGTCAGTCGCGCCATGTTGAATGACATGGATCGCCTGGGCGTAGTTGGCGTTCGCTTGAACCTGATAGGTAAGGCGTTACCTGATTTTCGTAACAGTGTCTGGAGAGAGTTTTTTAGCCACATTGCTGATCTTGACTGGCATGTCGAGTTGCATCGGGAGGTAAAGGATCTGCCTGGACTGATCCATCAATTGACGCCGTTCGGTTTGAAGTTGGTGATTGATCACTTTGGTCGGCCGGATGCCAATTCGGGCGTCGATCAGCCGGGGTTTTGCGAGTTACTGGAGTTGGGATCGAAAGGTTCGATCTGGATGAAGGTATCGGGAATCTATCGTTTGGGAGGTACGCCGCAACAGAACATCAATTTCGCTCGAATGGCATTACCGCTGCTGGAACAAAGTTTCGGCCTTCGCCAGTTGGTGTGGGGCAGCGACTGGCCGCATACGCAGCATGAGCAAAGCATCGGTTTCCACACCGTAGTCGATCAGTTAAAAGCCCTGGAGTGTTCGACGCAGGTTAGCTATTCGCTGCTGGTGCAAGTCCCTCGAAGGTTAT
This genomic interval from Pseudomonas putida contains the following:
- a CDS encoding MFS transporter — translated: MFSWYRQVTPRERKTFWACFGGWSLDALEVQMFGLAIPALIAAFALTKGDAGLISGVTLVTSAIGGWVGGTLSDRYGRVRTLQWMILWFSFFTFLSAFVSGFNQLLIVKALQGFGIGGEWAAGAVLMAETINPQYRGKVMGTVQSAWAVGWGLAVGVFTLIYSFVPQDMAWRVMFLVGLLPSFLIIWVRRNVEEPDSFQRLQKENVIPQSFFKSLAGIFRPDLIRVTLFGGLLGLGAHGGYHAVMTWLPTFLKTERNLSVLNSGGYLAVIIFAFWCGCVVSGFLIDRIGRRKNIVLFALCCVVTVQSYVFLPLTNTQMLFLGFPLGFFAAGIPASLGALFNELYPADVRGAGVGFCYNFGRVLSAVFPFLVGHMSDSMSLGSAIGIDAGIAYGVAVIAALCLPETRGRSLEASSASVPATVNGNESARA
- a CDS encoding amidohydrolase family protein produces the protein MTDTCSTPITGIDSHAHVFSRDLNLVGARRYTPDYDATLEQYLTHLHAHGLSHGVLVQPSFLGTDNSYLLAALRQAPDQLRGVVVLEPGVSRAMLNDMDRLGVVGVRLNLIGKALPDFRNSVWREFFSHIADLDWHVELHREVKDLPGLIHQLTPFGLKLVIDHFGRPDANSGVDQPGFCELLELGSKGSIWMKVSGIYRLGGTPQQNINFARMALPLLEQSFGLRQLVWGSDWPHTQHEQSIGFHTVVDQLKALECSTQVSYSLLVQVPRRLFGFAKGKS